From Triticum urartu cultivar G1812 chromosome 2, Tu2.1, whole genome shotgun sequence, a single genomic window includes:
- the LOC125540599 gene encoding L-type lectin-domain containing receptor kinase IX.1-like, whose translation MGSPASNGSAQLLLRLIFFFAWLHLSGAQSPDAYPPATAPDASPTPSSDPAPSTSPAPSDPGSFSPPPAPSGSPAPVEDTSPLAPVPAAVASPFSFSFDFSNASSYRIEDLKLEGNAAVHDNLVDVTCNSFGESPTHCTGRVSYAHPVPFYDSATGEVASFQTRFTFAIMLELENNSKTVKGDGMAFFLAYYPSAMPPHSGGGNLGLLPSGDDGKSLTAFGNDRFVAVEFDTFSNSWDPDNTVDHIGIDISSMSSVKTTNLTSFSLNGSMTATITFDNTTRMLVADLQFHGNNTSRPVQVSAQLADPVSTLLPPQVAVGFSAATGNEMELHQILSWSFDSSLAPPRKGHDMKAALIGGSIGGAVALVVMVWCVLSCFKWRKTSTSHDFVTRTGGPRQFEYRDLAVATDNFSGERIIGRGAFGVVYRGTLITRGSSSGVPSRESCASSSERSNSKGSESEVAVKKILNEPRGGYLDFFAEMNTISAAKHKNLVKLKGWCCREKSRNMLSFLCWCCRKEDDELFLVYELVPNGNLHYHLCESEQVIAWPTRYQIIKDIGSALIYLHHDCAPYILHRDIKPSNILLDNNFNAKLADFGLSRIGNQDNATLLTAAIGTEGYIDPECRKMGKVKFYPSSDVYSFGIVLLDIVCTGKSREQVWELYIKGKVVEAADGRLHGGDDLDKRQMQRVAILGLWCSLRDSSMRPTVRKAMEVLERDEPLPDLNHLANTAVPSAQQDTYIISSDQHALLSDGS comes from the exons ATGGGCTCGCCTGCAAGCAATGGCAGCGCGCAGCTCCTCCTCCGCCTCATCTTTTTCTTTGCTTGGTTGCACCTCTCTGGAGCGCAATCTCCCGATGCCTATCCTCCCGCTACAGCCCCAGATGCCTCTCCTACCCCTTCTTCCGATCCGGCTCCTTCCACCAGTCCCGCTCCTTCCGATCCCGGTTCCTTCAGTCCCCCTCCTGCGCCTTCCGGTTCACCAGCTCCAGTCGAAGATACCTCTCCTCTCGCTCCCGTTCCAGCCGCAGTAGCCTCACCCTTCTCGTTCAGCTTCGACTTCTCCAACGCCTCCAGCTACCGCATAGAAGACCTCAAATTAGAGGGCAACGCGGCCGTGCACGACAACCTGGTCGACGTCACCTGCAACTCGTTCGGAGAGAGCCCCACGCACTGCACGGGACGCGTGTCGTACGCGCACCCGGTGCCGTTCTACGACAGCGCCACCGGCGAGGTGGCCAGCTTCCAAACGCGCTTCACCTTCGCCATCATGTTGGAGTTGGAAAACAATAGCAAGACCGTCAAGGGTGATGGCATGGCTTTCTTCCTCGCCTATTACCCATCAGCCATGCCGCCGCACTCAGGCGGGGGAAACCTTGGCCTGCTGCCCTCTGGCGACGACGGCAAGAGCCTGACCGCCTTCGGAAACGACCGGTTCGTCGCCGTGGAGTTCGACACGTTCAGCAACTCCTGGGACCCCGACAACACGGTGGACCACATCGGCATCGACATCAGCTCCATGAGTTCGGTGAAGACGACAAACTTGACCAGCTTTAGCCTCAACGGCTCCATGACGGCCACCATCACCTTCGACAACACCACCAGGATGCTGGTCGCCGACCTGCAGTTTCATGGCAATAATACTTCTCGCCCCGTCCAGGTCAGCGCGCAATTAGCCGATCCGGTCAGCACCTTGCTCCCGCCTCAGGTGGCAGTGGGGTTTTCCGCAGCCACAGGCAATGAAATGGAGCTGCATCAAATACTGTCATGGTCCTTCGACTCCTCACTTGCTCCGCCCCGCAAAG GTCATGACATGAAGGCAGCGCTTATTGGAGGGTCAATTGGAGGAGCCGTAGCTTTGGTGGTTATGGTGTGGTGTGTCCTCTCATGTTTCAAGTGGAGAAAGACCAGTACAAGCCATGACTTTGTAACACGAACTGGCGGACCCAGACAGTTTGAGTACCGTGATCTGGCTGTTGCAACAGACAACTTCTCCGGGGAGAGGATTATTGGGCGAGGTGCCTTTGGAGTAGTTTACAGAGGCACCCTGATCACTAGGGGGTCATCATCAGGTGTGCCCTCTAGAGAATCATGTGCATCGTCGAGTGAACGGTCAAACTCGAAGGGATCAGAAAGTGAGGTGGCTGTAAAGAAAATCTTGAATGAGCCGAGGGGAGGATATCTTGACTTCTTCGCCGAGATGAACACCATTAGCGCAGCGAAGCACAAGAATCTCGTCAAACTGAAAGGTTGGTGCTGCCGGGAAAAAAGCCGGAACATGCTCAGTTTCTTGTGCTGGTGCTGCAGGAAGGAGGATGACGAGCTCTTCCTTGTCTATGAACTAGTGCCCAACGGCAATCTGCACTACCACCTATGTGAGAGTGAGCAAGTGATAGCATGGCCAACAAG GTACCAAATCATCAAAGACATTGGCTCTGCTCTTATTTACCTCCACCATGATTGTGCCCCTTATATTCTGCATAGAGATATCAAACCAAGCAACATACTCCTGGACAACAACTTCAATGCCAAGCTTGCTGACTTCGGGCTGTCGAGGATCGGCAACCAGGACAACGCGACGCTGTTGACAGCCGCTATAGGGACCGAAGGGTATATAGATCCAGAATGCAGGAAAATGGGGAAAGTTAAGTTCTACCCGAGCTCTGACGTCTATAGCTTCGGCATCGTCCTGCTAGATATTGTATGCACAGGGAAGTCCAGGGAGCAAGTCTGGGAGCTGTACATAAAAGGCAAGGTCGTGGAGGCTGCAGATGGAAGGCTTCATGGCGGCGACGACTTGGACAAGAGGCAGATGCAGCGCGTGGCTATCCTGGGACTCTGGTGCTCTCTTCGTGATAGTTCCATGAGGCCTACCGTTAGGAAAGCAATGGAGGTCTTGGAACGTGACGAGCCGTTGCCTGACCTTAACCACTTGGCGAACACTGCGGTACCCTCGGCACAGCAAGACACCTACATCATTAGCTCTGACCAGCATGCACTTTTGTCAGATGGCAGCTAG